CATCACCGAAATAGAACTTCAGCTCTGAGCCCATGACGTCATTCATAAGATAGGGTTCACGCTAAACCAAACCAAGCTCACCATAACAGAttcaatttgaacattttccacattccTCTCCAGTCTGTAAACACGCAAACACCCCCAGTCGTTCGCGCGCAGACACAGACAGGCAGCCAAAGACTGGAAACCATTAGGAAGGTGTATGGCGCGGTAACATAAAACTGCATGATTACTAGCATTATGCAACCATTACTAAACTGGACAGGCTGATTCCAAGACGCACAAGAGCCCAAAGCACTTTATACTTTATGATATATGGTGTATATACACAGGGGCGAGGTTAACATTATGTTACGCAAAGGGGACAAGTGAGACAGGCCGAGTATCAGCTTGTTCAACCGAGGCCAAACACAGCGTAAGCCATTAGCATCCGCTAGCTTCGTCCCAAATTGTTGACTACTTAGAGAGCCCACCATTGGTGACAATTTAAGGAGAAAAAACGGGACCTACCTGGTCTAAATTGTCATCACTAGCACTGTCTTCAGAGTCAGAGTCAATCACGTTTCGAACTTTCCGCTTCTTAACATTCACCATGATTTGCTACGCGGCTAACCTGCTAGCTGCGTCTGTGTCGTCAAAGCGGTTGAGATTAGCCGCTGATGCTACTTGTCTTCTCGGCTCAAAGGCAGGACGGAGCATGCGCGCACAATGGCTTTACACCAAGAACTTGTATATATTGGAAAGAATTaaggaaataacacaaaatgtgcaattttACTATATTAATTTCATATTctgaaagctttaaaaaatattttcaatagaaaaaaaacacacggACAAAAGGACACTGAGAACAGAGAGGGGAACTAAAGGTTAGTGAATGCGCCAGTCAGGACGGTAATCTAAGTGCAACAAAGCTACGTTCAAGAACTACTAAGGCTGCTGTTACAAAACCATGTGACTTTAACTGTAGTTCTCATTTATTACTCAGGTTGTCGTCGAAAGTATTCTGAATGTAGCTTTCCAGTATCTGCTCAGATGGTGTGTCCTGTGCGGACAGAGCCAACCTTGAATTTATTCGTGACTGTTGCAGCATTCAATACctgttttgaattgttttattgtatCGTCTGTTCCATCAATGTAGACGGCTTCTGGTTGGACCAATTACAACGCGGATAGAGTAAGCGAAAAAAACATTATCCTTCATACATGACGGGTTAACAATGTGTGAGTGTTCCACGGGAGCAGGTCTAAGGAAATTGTGGCTATTGAGATTGTTCATAATTTAACTATTTATTGAATAATCATTTGATTTCTCTGTGtggacaaaaacataaagtcgTGGTAATTTGATTCAATCTACAACCTAGTGGCATTTTGCGTAAACTTTATGCATTTGTCAGTAAAAACCTCTGACTTGTAAACGTTATTATCCATAGAAGTACATGATTCGGAGGTTTACATTGTTCTGTGTTGTAATGTCAAAAATTCCTATTTTTCAAACACTGGAACTATCAAATAGTAGATGCCGGGAATAATTTAGGATGTTTGTATGAAAGGAACACGAATAAAGCATTAAGAAAGGATGTCACTTGATTCTAGTTTGTACTTTATTACCAACATTGATCTATTCTTCCACATAGTAAGAGCTACTATATTTAATCTCTGGCTTTTATAtgcttcatttctgtttttacaaacaaaatctagatagagagaagaaaaagagtgTTACGTGCAAAGCCACAGAAACTGTGTAAAGTGAAATAcaaatctgtgtttatttaatttgcaataagaaatcaatcaatcttATTTGTATATCACATTTCAGCGACAAGGCaggtcaaagtgctttacatcataaaaacaagaaaataaagttataaaaataacagtCACCAATTGAGAAACCAGCAATAAACATACACAACAATACACATAAAGCAAAGTAAATGTCACTACACAAATGGaagtcaacatttttatttttatgcaagttAAGCCTCATATAAATAACTAGTTCAGATGAGATGTAGACATGCCAATGTCATGCTAATTGATACTtgcaaaatgcataaaaataagagCTACTGCATATAAAAACAACTTGCACATGTTTTGGGTTGGTAAAATGTACGACAAATCAGCTTGTCTCGGTTTAATGTATTccaaataaagacatttattaaattCGGCCAGTAATTCTCTGTAACCCCAGCTTACTAGAACCATTTCCTGTCATCCTTCCCAACAGAGACTCATCCAGATGTCCCTTCCTAATATCTCACGCGTCCCTGCGTCCGGGCTCCTGCGCTCCGTCCGTGACCTGCGCTGGCTCCTGCGGTCCATCGCGCCTCTCGCCGTGCCCAGAAGAGCGTTGACCCAGATGGGCTACCGGCGGCCCGGCCAGCCCAGAGAGGACAAGCCCCCGTGGTGGAGGGTCAAGTTTGACCTCTCTAAGGGTTTGAAGGGCATGAAGAGGCACTTCCAGCTGCTGAAGGAGGAGTTCTTCGCCGAATTCGTTGGTCCGATGGGCAAACCCATCATCGAACACATGCTGGAGCAGAACCAGGTGGTGTGGGAGTTCAGGGGCCCCCACAGCCTCCAGGAGTGGACAATTTCCTGCGACCGGGAGATCGGAGGCAAAAGCGAGATTTACCTGAAGATCGGAAAGAACAATGAAACCTGCCTTCTGTACGGGACGCTTTGCTCCGATCCTCCTAAAGACGGGGAGACGCGCTACAGCGGATACTGCACCATGCGCGCCAAGCAACCTCTGGTTGAGTGCTGCGCCtctttcaaattatttcatctCTTCTAGGTCCACACGGTGATGAACCACAAGCTGAAACGTTTCCTCTCCCCTAGGCTTCGTTTGACAGGAAGAAGTACCACGACTGGTCTAGCTTCAACACCCTCCACCTGCGTATTCGGGGTGACGGCCGTCCATGGATGATCAACATCATAGCAGAAACCTACTACACTCACCAGAAAGATGACATGTACAGCTACTTCCTGTATACCAGGGGAGGACCCTACTGGCAAGATGTGAAAGTAAGGACAAATAAGGTGTAACATTTGAAGTCAGAGGTGTCCAAGCTTTTTCTTGCCACGAAGGCCAAAATCGTCAATTTGAAAGTACTTCGGGgccacaaaaattattttaaaggagTTATGtgttttatagcataatcaagtaacctTAGCGTTATTACTAAGAGTAACATTAGTAATAACTTTACTGccagttattaaaatattgtatccatcaaatgtaacttgaaagacatttgactttgaaattgAATGCCTTGAATtcaggcctctgtctctttaagaaactcctgcaaAAATGGTTAGAATTGATAATATTACTGCTAATGatcaaagaaattattttgatacATGTAGGATTGTTTGTTTCACCGTTTGTGAATTAACTTAAAACTGTAGTTTGcatatttcaataaaactgtGGTACTATCAAAAACCAATTTGCTCTTGGTTGATGCAATCTACCAAGTGCCCATTTggaattttacataaaagtaCTTTGGGAGGATTTCTATGATCTGGGCCAATCGCTGAACCCGGTTTTCCTTTCCAGATCCCGTTCTCCAAGTTCTTCCTGGCTCATCGGGGGAGGGTACAAGATGACCAGCACAGGCTCTGGCTGGATAAGGTAGCTTCAactttaaaatggtaaaaactacatttaaaagaaatatataaatctatataaattccttgttttatttatttacagattaatGCCATTGGATTTACTCTTGGAGACAAAGCAGATGGTCCCTTCCAGCTCGAAATCGATTTCATCGGCGTGTGCAAAGATTACGCACACACTGAGGACTTCGCATACGAGAAGTACAAGAGGAATCCTGAAGTGTGAGAGTTCCCGCAGCGCAGCATTCGAACAGGAGAGATGAGGACTTGTGACAAGACTTTtgactcgttttttttttctccatctgtacATTTAGAACGGTGAtcttagtaaaataaatatataaacttttCACACCAGAAAGACCCAGGTTTTCATCCTTTTgtaagcagtttttaaaataaaccttaaaTTAATTAACTTGTAGCGCATATCCATCGTCGTCAGcctttaaaaacagatgaatttaaaaatataagatgtagaaatattttcctACTCTACAGGAATCCCTGCTGATGTTCTTTAAAGAGCAATTATCACaaagattaaacttttttttttctcctcatgggaattttgaattttattacaaaattcaataataaaacatcacaattaAGAAAAGGGTTTACATgtcaaacagctttttaaatcaAGTTCTGGGCCATTAAATGTTTTCCCCtcagaagaaagtaaaaataaagcacataAAACACTTgttaaaaatttacataaacaaGAGTTTCTACTTGATAGCAGAGAAAATTGCGgcattaacagaaacaaagcttTAAAGCAAATATCTCTACAAATAATGCAGGTTGGGGAAAATCTGAGCTTTTCtacatcaaaatatttacagtaaaaagcaTCACGCTTTCCCAATGGCCGTCATTTTGAAGAATAACCCCGTCTACGTCATCACAAGTCCTCTCCTCGCCCCgagcaggttttcttttttctgcttccGGCTTTCCATTTGTTTGGTTCGCCGGTCCTCCCTAAAACAGGACAGATCATCATCAGGAGGAGCTGGACAGACAGAGACGAAGCTTggaatatttgttacattttcagctgcagggGTTCGTTTCCACGCTGCACCTTTTTGAAACAATCTCCACTCCTGTGGATTATTATTTAGAACCACTAAATAAAACGAACCgtaaacctcagaagaagacgcTGGACGCAACTTCCTAcctcacaaaatgtaaacaaagaccGATCTGCGTAAGATTTCAGCGGTCGTAGAATTTCTCTTTAGTTGTTGGTAAAAGACCTCAAGCCATTTGTCCCACTAGCGCCGAAACTCTttcgtttgttttggttttatttacccagaatgccctgcgcggAATGCCACTTCCCGCTTTTGATCCGGACTAAGATGgagaactctggtccacctaaaaacctcGTGCTCGCTTCGGTTGGGGTGAACTCTAGCTTGGTTTGAATGCACCTGCATTTTGAGAACGCtcaaaaagcaggaagaggactacagcgcagggcattctgggtaaatacaccCAAAACAAACGCACGTATCTAGCGCTAGCGGGACAAATGGCTCATGGTcgtttaccaaagacaaaagagaaatcctacaaccgctaaaacatgatgctactccattttttgttttcattttgtgaagaaggaagtcgCGTCAGACATGAATGCATGAAATAATTCATGTCTAC
This is a stretch of genomic DNA from Gambusia affinis linkage group LG16, SWU_Gaff_1.0, whole genome shotgun sequence. It encodes these proteins:
- the ndufaf1 gene encoding complex I intermediate-associated protein 30, mitochondrial; this encodes MSLPNISRVPASGLLRSVRDLRWLLRSIAPLAVPRRALTQMGYRRPGQPREDKPPWWRVKFDLSKGLKGMKRHFQLLKEEFFAEFVGPMGKPIIEHMLEQNQVVWEFRGPHSLQEWTISCDREIGGKSEIYLKIGKNNETCLLYGTLCSDPPKDGETRYSGYCTMRAKQPLASFDRKKYHDWSSFNTLHLRIRGDGRPWMINIIAETYYTHQKDDMYSYFLYTRGGPYWQDVKIPFSKFFLAHRGRVQDDQHRLWLDKINAIGFTLGDKADGPFQLEIDFIGVCKDYAHTEDFAYEKYKRNPEV